A genomic stretch from Astatotilapia calliptera chromosome 4, fAstCal1.2, whole genome shotgun sequence includes:
- the LOC113020941 gene encoding probable serine/threonine-protein kinase MARK-A, which yields MDKLKAYEQLKKDLENGEITQKGFDNNIKKLLTAEKSDDTTSTRGNEFLSAAEAFGKAKKLLQPQVKKRQFPLNDKRLDHAKSLLKVRLAPMEWKPRTHRKCGRYQKLIMDEAPPRIILQGHETYDDLITIGKERFWPERTEGSEFTLCHSDGTRWSKQEFHKEYGTVSDITHMWKRTIYIGRRQLEVVCLDDQSSISDEDPVTKVGGDESCSLDELPETLIGQSVAEQDFHAETSSSAEFETGRVRKKSQSKQRKEENVGSSLGPGGAVSQDMLPHAVIESKEAMEGAEELSEGAGSSGLLIDFAQSFNPTPKSPSLYLPRVPYVEEALITYSEDNLLGEGTFGKVYRGSFHGTPAAVKRIMCGQQGMEDSDIHHEINVSLRLSHPNIVRLMAVARTESCFLLAAEYIHGATLQQVLHTDSCLVKLEGDDAGFISLDLSMAVEYIHAQRIIHQDIKPANVMVHHPSKKAVLTDWGMANIRDTVMLRQGSKFTAQATGPAGGTYLYMAPECILMFEEASFQTDMWSLGATYLEILTGSAPWMVKKQRELAALMATKTPPHALSHLSDKNSFLGGLVSYDPDSRPSASDVVKFLKSGLDLTSRYGYKW from the exons ATGGACAAGCTGAAAGCTTACGAGCAGCTTAAAAAAGACCTTGAAAATG GTGAGATTACCCAAAAAGGCTTTgataacaacataaaaaagcTCCTGACAGCAGAAAAATCAG atgacactacttCAACACGTGGCAATGAATTTCTCA GTGCAGCAGAGGCCTTTGGTAAAGCCAAGAAACTACTACAGCCTCAAGTAAAGAAAAGGCAGTTTCCACTGAATGATAAACGTTTGGACCATGCCAAATCATTATTGAAG GTCAGACTGGCTCCCATGGAGTGGAAGCCAAGAACTCATAGAAAGTGTGGACGGTACCAGAAGTTAATAATGGACGAAGCTCCACCTCGAATCATTCTTCAAGGCCATGAAACCTATGATGATTTAATTACCATAGGCAAAGAACGCTTCTGGCCAGAGCGTACTGAGGGGAGTGAGTTCACTCTTTGCCATTCTGACGGGACCAGGTGGAGTAAGCAGGAGTTCCACAAAGAATACGGAACTGTTTCTGATATTACACATATGTGGAAAAGAACAATATACATCGGGCGACGACAACTGG AGGTCGTGTGTTTGGATGATCAAAGTTCCATCTCAG ATGAAGACCCTGTAACTAAAGTGGGTGGTGATGAAAGTTGCAGTTTAG ATGAACTTCCTGAAACCCTCATAGGACAAAGTGTTGCAGAACAG GATTTCCATGCAGAAACATCCAGCTCAGCTGAATTTGAAACAGGGAGAGTCAGAAAGAAAAGCCAGTCCAAGCAAAGGAAGGAGGAAAATGTAGGGTCATCTCTAGGTCCAGGTGGAGCAGTGAGCCAAGACATGTTACCACATGCAGTTATTGAGTCAAAAGAAGCTATGGAGGGAGCTGAAGAGCTATCTGAAGGTGCTGGAAGTAGTGGGCTTTTGATAGATTTTGCACAGTCTTTCAACCCAACTCCAAAATCGCCATCAT TGTATCTTCCACGTGTTCCATATGTGGAAGAGGCTTTAATTACATACAGTGAGGACAATCTACTGGGAGAAGGAACATTTGGCAAGGTATATAGAGGTTCTTTTCATGGTACTCCAGCAGCTGTTAAAAGGATCATGTGTGGCCAACAAGGGATGGAGGACAGCGACATTCATCATGAGATAAATGTTTCACT gaGACTGTCTCACCCCAACATCGTCAGACTCATGGCAGTTGCCCGCACTGAGTCCTGCTTTTTGTTGGCAGCTGAATACATTCATGGCGCAACCCTGCAGCAAGTGCTTCACACAGACAGCTGCTTGGTGAAG CTTGAAGGGGATGATGCCGGTTTCATATCACTGGACTTATCCATGGCAGTAGAGTACATCCATGCACAGAGAATCATTCACCAGGATATAAAGCCAGCAAATGTCATG GTTCACCACCCTTCTAAAAAGGCAGTCCTGACAGACTGGGGCATGGCAAACATAAGAGACACTGTGATGCTTCGTCAAGGGAGTAAGTTCACTGCCCAGGCTACTGGTCCAGCTGGTGGCACATATCTTTACATGGCCCCTGAATGCATACTGATGTTTGAAGAGGCCTCGTTCCAGACAGACATGTGGTCCCTCGGAGCCACATATCTGGAGATCCTGACGGGTTCCGCTCCGTGgatggttaaaaaacaaagagaactgGCTGCACTAATGGCCACCAAAACCCCACCACATGCCCTATCACATCTCagtgacaaaaacagttttcttgGTGGTTTGGTGAGCTATGACCCAGACTCAAGGCCTTCCGCATCTGATGTTGTTAAGTTTCTCAAGTCAGGCCTTGATCTTACGAGCCGATATGGCTACAAGTGGTAA
- the LOC113020944 gene encoding uncharacterized protein LOC113020944: MSSDDDERNMMIITLFNKGLKQKEISCALNSYGHKISERHLRRVLKLLGLKRRCPQRPFTEIHKAVESEMKQWSPEQGIRAMVKRVRDVRGVRPCYRDDVANIMRYMDASGLQRRSPGKKKIPRRNYISRGPNDTWHIDGNDKLKFFGMWIHLGIDGFSRKVLWLKVGTSNRKQNFVARYFFEAVQEQGGCPQMIRGDRGKENLVVGQMQMAFHMRDLGNQAWRCFRMGTSVHNQRAECFNSILKRTWIKKWLTTFEAMMESGILELDNPVHINCLQYSHLPLLQRDLKTEQTVWNTHDIRKQRNAPGPFGKPDLLFTSPPPGYGNVLHIVDPDLLDYAKQLICEREEPSLVANQEFRDMCQNILENSQFPCTPDGCLAAYLMLVQELTTAMNRNAVPTPSTFAEANDIYIFLKRERMEGAPVNISNDQ, encoded by the exons ATGTCATCTGACGATGATGAAAGGA ATATGATGATAATAACATTGTTCAACAAAGGcttaaaacaaaaggaaatcagCTGTGCACTGAATTCATATGGGCATAAAATAAG TGAGAGGCATCTGAGACGAGTTTTAAAACTTCTAGGGTTGAAGCGAAGATGCCCCCAACGACCTTTTACTGAAATCCACAAAGCTGTGGAG agtgAGATGAAACAGTGGTCTCCTGAACAAGGAATCAGGGCAATGGTAAAGCGGGTAAGGGATGTCAGAGGAGTGCGGCCTTGTTACAG AGACGATGTTGCTAATATAATGAGGTATATGGATGCAAGTGGTCTTCAGAGGAGATCTCCTGGAAAGAAGAAAATTCCCCGTCGGAATTACATCAGCCGTGGTCCAAATGACACATGGCACATTGAtg GCAATGATAAACTGAAGTTCTTTGGAATGTGGATACATTTGGGGATTGATGG attTTCCAGGAAGGTTCTATGGCTAAAGGTGGGCACATCCAACCGCAAACAAAACTTTGTGGCCAGATACTTCTTTGAGGCTGTTCAAGAACAGGGTG GCTGTCCTCAAATGATTCGGGGGGACAGAGGAAAGGAGAACCTTGTTGTGGGTCAAATGCAGATGGCATTTCACATGCGAGATCTTGGGAATCAGGCATGGAGGTGCTTCAGAATGGGGACATCAGTGCACAACCAG aGAGCTGAATGTTTCAACAGTATTTTAAAGCGGACATGGATTAAGAAATGGCTGACAACATTTGAG GCCATGATGGAGTCTGGGATCCTTGAACTGGACAATCCTGTGCACAT CAACTGCTTGCAGTACTCACACTTGCCACTGCTTCAAAGAGACTTAAAAACGGAGCAAACAGTTTGGAACACCCATGACATCCGCAAGCAACGCAATGCACCTGGTCCATTTGGGAAACCCGACCTTCTGTTTACCTCACCACCTCCTG GATATGGCAATGTGCTGCACATTGTTGACCCAGACCTTTTAGACTATGCCAAGCAATTAATCTGTGAGAGGGAAGAGCCTTCACTGGTAGCAAACCAGGAATTCAGAGACATGTGCCAGAACATTTTAGAAAACAGCCAGTTTCCCTGCACACCTGATGGTTGCCTTGCTGCATACCTCATGCTAGTCCAAGAGCTCACAACTGCCATGAACAGAAATGCAGTTCCTACACCTTCTACGTTTGCCGAGGCAAATGACATATACATCTTTCTgaagagagagaggatggaAGGTGCACCAGTAAACATTTCCAATGACCAATAA